A section of the Streptomyces sp. CG1 genome encodes:
- a CDS encoding cupin domain-containing protein, which yields MSMFVPKFEESVIVRAAEAEVVGRAPTTVRLLADSSATGGALSTQRVTLTQGADGAKPHWHDHCAEMFFLLDGAADILSGEDVVTAGPGDLVVVPPGKPHAFAAVPGADADLLIVITPGVERFEYFRHLRRIALGEATPESLLEVQELYDNHFLESAVWDARRH from the coding sequence ATGTCGATGTTCGTTCCGAAGTTCGAAGAGTCCGTGATCGTCCGTGCGGCCGAGGCCGAGGTCGTAGGCCGCGCGCCCACCACCGTCCGCCTGCTGGCCGACAGCAGCGCGACCGGCGGTGCCCTGTCCACCCAGCGCGTCACCCTCACCCAGGGCGCCGACGGCGCCAAGCCGCACTGGCACGACCACTGCGCGGAGATGTTCTTCCTGCTCGACGGCGCCGCCGACATCCTCTCCGGCGAGGACGTCGTCACCGCCGGCCCCGGCGACCTCGTCGTCGTCCCGCCCGGCAAGCCGCACGCCTTCGCCGCCGTACCGGGAGCGGACGCGGATCTGCTCATCGTGATCACACCCGGTGTCGAGCGCTTCGAGTACTTCCGCCATCTGCGGCGCATCGCCCTCGGCGAGGCCACACCGGAAAGCCTCCTGGAGGTGCAGGAGCTGTACGACAACCACTTCCTCGAGAGCGCCGTGTGGGACGCCCGGCGCCACTGA
- a CDS encoding putative bifunctional diguanylate cyclase/phosphodiesterase, translated as MEPTESVAPDSRLRLRRRAITWRGTRWTARGRGRTGRARAAGPGTATDAHPSIPLAIEPGPGLTGADSERHPSWPALPAAVVAAAAFVLGAGFYRGFRGDHALFPSGTVGWSLALLTGVIVGHLVMLGRARWWGGTGSGAALTLAVLLLYGWVPAGMVSLTVVVLVGIARRHRWRQGVLHGAVDILGIGAGALLLGAFGRVPSVETPWRPDSWSIATAPEVVLAAVAYLAVSRGLQWYLYAPRTGKVPTVARTALVRHGLVAVALLGIAPLLCVVAEAQPILLPLFAIPLIALDSTLWMARARAEEQLRDPLTGLPNRQWLLERIWTALDDAERIGARSALMLIDLDRFRSVNDTLGHLAGDRLLLQIADRLRLALPRGAEAARLGGDEFAVLLPVADSTTSATRIARGLVAALSSPLDLDGLTLVLEASAGVAVFPDHALDAEGMLRRADVAMYQAKRDRTGVEVYESKRDSNTPDRLGLLGDLRRALDAHEVQLHYQPKVRFDGQVEGLEALVRWVHPERGKVPPDEFIAIAESSGLMPHLTEYVLETALGQVAKWRAQGLRVPVAVNVSPRDVHTPGFAGSVAARLARHGVPAGALQLEITEHVLLEDPQRAADTLAGLTGHGVKMSLDDFGTGYSSLVHLRRLPVSELKIDRSFVARLAVDNEDAEIVRCTVDLAHSLGLLVVAEGVEDDETWERLRDMGCDAVQGWLVAAAMPPEETTAWLRARGSRGWQRPRAALPAAE; from the coding sequence ATGGAACCGACCGAGAGCGTCGCCCCGGACTCACGGCTACGCCTGCGCCGCCGCGCGATCACCTGGCGCGGGACCCGGTGGACAGCGCGGGGCCGCGGCCGTACGGGCCGGGCCCGCGCGGCCGGACCGGGCACCGCCACCGACGCCCACCCGTCCATACCCCTGGCCATCGAGCCCGGCCCCGGCCTGACCGGCGCCGACTCCGAACGGCATCCGTCCTGGCCCGCCCTGCCCGCGGCCGTCGTGGCCGCCGCCGCGTTCGTCCTCGGTGCTGGCTTCTACCGCGGCTTCCGCGGCGACCACGCCCTCTTCCCTAGCGGCACCGTCGGCTGGTCGCTGGCCCTGCTCACCGGCGTCATCGTCGGCCACCTCGTGATGCTGGGCCGCGCCCGCTGGTGGGGCGGCACCGGCTCCGGCGCCGCCCTCACCCTCGCCGTGCTGCTGCTGTACGGCTGGGTGCCCGCCGGCATGGTCAGCCTCACCGTCGTCGTCCTGGTCGGCATCGCCCGGCGCCACCGCTGGCGGCAAGGCGTGCTGCACGGCGCGGTGGACATCCTCGGCATCGGCGCCGGTGCCCTGCTGCTCGGCGCGTTCGGCCGCGTCCCGAGCGTCGAGACACCCTGGCGGCCGGACAGCTGGAGCATCGCCACCGCACCCGAGGTCGTCCTCGCCGCCGTCGCCTACCTCGCGGTCAGCCGCGGCCTGCAGTGGTACCTGTACGCCCCGCGTACCGGCAAGGTGCCCACCGTGGCCCGGACCGCCCTGGTCAGACACGGCCTGGTCGCCGTCGCGCTGCTCGGCATCGCACCGCTGCTGTGCGTCGTCGCCGAGGCCCAGCCGATCCTGCTCCCGCTGTTCGCCATCCCCCTCATCGCCCTCGACTCCACCCTGTGGATGGCCCGAGCGCGCGCCGAGGAGCAACTGCGCGACCCGCTGACCGGGCTGCCCAACCGGCAGTGGCTGCTGGAGCGGATCTGGACGGCCCTCGACGACGCCGAACGCATCGGCGCCCGCTCCGCCCTCATGCTGATCGACCTCGACCGGTTCCGCTCGGTGAACGACACCCTCGGTCATCTCGCCGGTGACAGGCTGCTGCTCCAGATCGCCGACCGGCTGCGGCTCGCCCTGCCGCGAGGAGCGGAGGCCGCGCGGCTCGGCGGCGACGAGTTCGCCGTGTTACTGCCCGTCGCCGACTCCACCACGTCGGCCACCCGGATCGCCCGCGGCCTCGTCGCCGCGCTCAGCTCCCCCCTGGACCTCGACGGCCTCACCCTCGTCCTGGAGGCCAGCGCCGGTGTCGCCGTCTTCCCCGACCACGCCCTGGACGCCGAAGGCATGCTGCGGCGGGCGGATGTGGCGATGTACCAGGCGAAGAGGGACCGTACGGGCGTGGAGGTGTACGAGTCCAAGCGGGACTCCAACACCCCGGACCGGCTCGGCCTGCTGGGCGATCTGCGCCGGGCGCTGGACGCGCACGAGGTGCAGCTGCACTACCAGCCCAAGGTCCGCTTCGACGGACAGGTCGAGGGCCTGGAGGCACTGGTCCGCTGGGTGCATCCGGAGCGAGGGAAGGTTCCGCCGGACGAGTTCATAGCGATCGCCGAGTCCTCCGGGCTGATGCCCCATCTGACGGAGTACGTCCTGGAGACCGCGCTCGGACAGGTCGCCAAGTGGCGAGCGCAGGGGCTGCGGGTGCCGGTGGCGGTGAATGTCTCGCCGCGTGATGTGCACACGCCCGGTTTCGCGGGATCGGTCGCGGCCCGGCTGGCCCGGCACGGGGTCCCCGCGGGTGCCCTGCAGCTGGAGATCACCGAGCATGTGCTGCTGGAGGACCCGCAGCGGGCCGCCGACACCCTGGCCGGGCTCACCGGGCACGGCGTGAAGATGTCCCTGGACGACTTCGGCACCGGGTACTCGTCCCTGGTGCATCTACGGCGGCTGCCGGTGAGCGAGCTGAAGATCGACCGCTCCTTCGTGGCGCGGCTGGCCGTGGACAACGAGGACGCGGAGATCGTGCGCTGCACGGTCGATCTGGCGCATTCGCTGGGGTTGCTGGTCGTCGCCGAGGGGGTGGAGGACGACGAGACGTGGGAGCGGTTGCGGGACATGGGGTGTGACGCCGTGCAGGGGTGGCTGGTCGCTGCGGCGATGCCGCCCGAGGAGACGACGGCGTGGTTGCGCGCCCGTGGGTCCCGCGGGTGGCAGAGGCCGCGCGCCGCGTTGCCGGCCGCCGAGTAG
- the ligA gene encoding NAD-dependent DNA ligase LigA, giving the protein MAGDKQQAETAVPAEAREKHAQLAEQIEEHRFRYYVKDAPVVSDAEFDKLLKTLEALEEQYPELRTPDSPTQKVAGSYATEFTAVEHRQRMLSLDNTFNDEELAAWAERIARELGDQEYHFLCELKVDGLAVNLTYENGRLTRAATRGDGRTGEDITPNVRTIAEIPDRLHGDEVPGLVEIRGEVYFPMEKFLELNERLVAAGDKPFANPRNAAAGSLRQKDPRVTATRPLHMVVHGIGALEGFTGMTRLSQAYDLLKTWGLPTSSHNRVVDDLGGVREFIAHYDGEMRHSVEHEIDGAVIKLDEIRLQGRLGSTARAPRWAIAYKYAPEEVNTKLVDIKVGVGRTGRVTPYAQVEPVTVAGSEVEFATLHNQEVVKAKGVLIGDTVVIRKAGDVIPEILGPVVDLRDGSEREFVMPGECPECGTPLRPMKEGDIDLRCPNARTCPAQLRERVSYLAGRECLDIEGFGAVAAAALTRPLEPADPPLVDEGDLFDLTVEKLLPIKAYVLDPDSGLPKRDPKTGEEKVVTVFANQKGEPKKNTLALLENIEAAKERPLARFLNGLSIRHVGPVAAQALAREFRSVDRIEQATEEELAAADGVGPTIAAALKEWFAEDWHREIVRKWKAAGVPLEDESTGEDEGPRPLEGLTVVVTGTLENFTRDGAKEALQSRGAKVTGSVSKKTSFVVVGDNPGSKYDKAMQAKVPVLNEDGFNVLLEQGPEAAAEVALSTEE; this is encoded by the coding sequence GTGGCCGGCGACAAGCAGCAGGCGGAGACGGCAGTGCCCGCCGAGGCACGTGAGAAGCACGCGCAGCTCGCTGAGCAGATCGAGGAGCACCGCTTCCGGTACTACGTGAAGGACGCTCCCGTCGTCAGCGACGCCGAGTTCGACAAGCTCCTGAAGACCCTGGAGGCCCTGGAGGAGCAGTATCCCGAGCTGCGCACCCCGGACTCGCCGACGCAGAAGGTCGCGGGGTCGTACGCGACGGAGTTCACCGCGGTGGAGCACCGCCAGCGCATGCTGTCGCTCGACAACACCTTCAACGACGAGGAGCTGGCCGCCTGGGCCGAGCGCATCGCGCGCGAACTCGGCGACCAGGAGTACCACTTCCTGTGCGAGCTGAAGGTCGACGGCCTCGCGGTCAACCTCACGTACGAGAACGGCCGCCTCACGCGCGCGGCCACCCGGGGAGACGGCCGTACCGGCGAGGACATCACCCCCAACGTCCGTACGATCGCCGAGATCCCGGACCGGCTGCACGGCGACGAGGTCCCCGGCCTGGTCGAGATCCGCGGCGAGGTCTACTTCCCGATGGAGAAGTTCCTCGAGCTGAACGAACGCCTGGTCGCCGCCGGTGACAAGCCGTTCGCCAACCCCCGCAACGCCGCCGCCGGTTCGCTGCGCCAGAAGGACCCGCGGGTCACCGCCACCCGCCCGCTGCACATGGTCGTCCACGGCATCGGCGCCCTGGAGGGCTTCACGGGCATGACCCGGCTGTCCCAGGCCTACGACCTGCTGAAGACCTGGGGCCTGCCCACCTCCTCGCACAACCGCGTAGTCGACGACCTCGGCGGCGTAAGGGAGTTCATCGCCCACTACGACGGCGAGATGCGCCACTCCGTGGAACACGAGATCGACGGCGCCGTCATCAAGCTGGACGAGATCCGCCTCCAGGGCCGCCTCGGCTCCACCGCGCGCGCACCCCGCTGGGCGATCGCGTACAAGTACGCGCCGGAAGAGGTCAACACCAAGCTCGTCGACATCAAGGTGGGCGTCGGCCGCACCGGCCGCGTCACGCCGTACGCCCAGGTCGAGCCGGTCACGGTCGCGGGCAGCGAGGTGGAGTTCGCCACCCTGCACAACCAGGAGGTCGTCAAGGCCAAGGGCGTCCTCATCGGGGACACGGTCGTCATCCGCAAGGCCGGTGACGTCATCCCGGAGATCCTCGGCCCGGTGGTCGACCTGCGCGACGGCAGCGAGCGGGAGTTCGTGATGCCGGGCGAGTGCCCCGAGTGCGGCACCCCGCTCAGGCCCATGAAGGAGGGCGACATCGACCTCCGCTGCCCCAACGCCCGTACCTGCCCGGCCCAGTTGCGCGAGCGTGTCTCCTACCTCGCGGGCCGCGAGTGCCTGGACATCGAGGGCTTCGGCGCGGTGGCCGCCGCCGCGCTCACCCGCCCGCTGGAGCCGGCCGACCCGCCGCTGGTGGACGAGGGCGACCTGTTCGACCTGACGGTGGAGAAGCTGCTGCCCATCAAGGCCTATGTCCTCGACCCCGACAGCGGTCTGCCCAAGCGGGACCCGAAGACGGGCGAGGAAAAGGTCGTCACGGTCTTCGCCAACCAGAAGGGCGAGCCGAAGAAGAACACCCTCGCCCTGCTGGAGAACATCGAGGCGGCCAAGGAGCGCCCGCTGGCCCGGTTCCTGAACGGCCTGTCCATCCGGCACGTCGGCCCGGTGGCCGCGCAGGCCCTCGCCCGCGAGTTCCGCTCCGTCGACCGCATCGAACAGGCCACCGAGGAGGAGCTGGCGGCCGCCGACGGCGTCGGCCCGACCATCGCCGCCGCGCTCAAGGAGTGGTTCGCCGAGGACTGGCACCGCGAGATCGTCCGTAAGTGGAAGGCCGCCGGAGTCCCGCTGGAGGACGAGTCGACCGGCGAGGACGAGGGCCCGCGCCCGCTGGAGGGCCTCACCGTCGTGGTCACCGGCACGCTGGAGAACTTCACCCGGGACGGCGCCAAGGAGGCTCTGCAGAGCCGGGGTGCGAAGGTGACCGGATCGGTGTCGAAGAAGACCTCGTTCGTCGTTGTGGGCGACAACCCCGGATCGAAGTACGACAAGGCCATGCAGGCGAAGGTTCCGGTTCTGAACGAGGACGGTTTCAACGTCCTCTTGGAGCAGGGCCCCGAAGCGGCGGCCGAAGTCGCGCTTTCGACCGAGGAGTAG
- the gatC gene encoding Asp-tRNA(Asn)/Glu-tRNA(Gln) amidotransferase subunit GatC: MPGITREEVAHLARLARLELKPEELDHFAGQLDDIIGAVARVSEVADQDVPPTSHPLPLTNVMRPDEVRPSLTPEQALSGAPAQEQQRFKVPQILGEE; encoded by the coding sequence ATGCCTGGCATCACGCGCGAGGAGGTCGCCCACCTCGCCCGGCTGGCGCGTCTGGAGCTGAAGCCCGAAGAACTCGACCACTTCGCGGGACAGCTGGACGACATCATCGGCGCGGTCGCCCGCGTCAGCGAGGTCGCCGACCAAGACGTACCGCCGACCTCGCACCCGCTCCCGCTGACGAACGTCATGCGGCCGGACGAGGTCCGTCCCTCGCTCACCCCCGAGCAGGCGCTGTCCGGCGCCCCGGCCCAGGAGCAGCAGCGTTTCAAGGTGCCGCAGATCCTGGGGGAGGAGTGA